From the genome of Anopheles moucheti chromosome 3, idAnoMoucSN_F20_07, whole genome shotgun sequence, one region includes:
- the LOC128305627 gene encoding phosphoglycerate kinase gives MALNKLSIENVDLKGKRVFMRVDFNVPIKEGKITSNQRIVAALDSIKFALEKGAKSVVLASHLGRPDGNKNVKYTLAPVADELKKLLGRDVTFLNDCVGAEVEAACKDPAAGSVILLENVRFYVEEEGKGVDASGNKVKADKDKVKTFRESLAKLGDVYVNDAFGTAHRAHSSMMGEGYSQRAAGLLLNKELRYFSQALDNPPRPFLAILGGAKVADKIQLIENLLDKVNEMIIGGGMAFTFLKVLNNMEIGGSLFDAEGAKIVQNLVDKAKKNNVQLHLPVDFVTGDKFAEDAATGTATVEGGIPAGHLGLDIGPKSREAFAAPIARSKIIVWNGPPGVFEFPNFANGTKSLMDGVVAATKAGTVSIIGGGDTASCCAKWGTESQVSHVSTGGGASLELLEGKVLPGVDALSSA, from the exons ATGGCTCTCAACAAGCTAAGCATTGAAAACGTCGATCTGAAGGGCAAACGGGTGTTTATGCG TGTCGATTTTAATGTCCCAATCAAGgagggcaaaattaccagcaaTCAGCGTATTGTCGCCGCACTCGATAGCATTAAGTTTGCGCTCGAAAAGGGTGCGAAATCGGTGGTGCTTGCGTCCCATCTTGGGCGCCCGGATGGTAACAAAAACGTCAAGTATACGCTGGCCCCGGTTGCGGACGAGTTGAAGAAGCTGCTTGGGCGTGATGTAACGTTCCTGAACGATTGCGTCGGTGCCGAGGTGGAAGCGGCCTGTAAGGATCCGGCGGCCGGATCGGTTATTCTGCTGGAAAATGTCCGCTTCTACGTGGAGGAGGAGGGCAAGGGTGTGGACGCTAGTGGCAATAAG GTCAAAGCCGACAAAGATAAGGTGAAAACATTCCGCGAAAGTTTGGCCAAGCTGGGCGATGTGTACGTGAATGATGCGTTCGGTACGGCTCACCGTGCCCACAGCTCGATGATGGGCGAGGGTTACAGCCAGCGGGCGGCCGGTTTGTTGCTGAACAAGGAACTCCGCTACTTCTCGCAAGCCTTGGACAACCCACCAAGACCGTTCCTGGCCATCCTAGGCGGCGctaaggtggcggacaagattcaACTGATCGAGAACCTGCTGGACAAGGTAAATGAGATGATCATTGGCGGTGGCATGGCCTTCACCTTCCTGAAGGTACTAAACAACATGGAGATCGGTGGTTCACTGTTCGATGCCGAAGGTGCCAAAATCGTGCAGAACCTCGTCGACAAGGCCAAGAAGAATAATGTGCAGCTCCATCTGCCGGTTGACTTCGTGACGGGTGACAAGTTTGCGGAGGATGCAGCGACCGGTACGGCAACGGTCGAGGGCGGCATTCCGGCCGGTCATCTTGGGCTTGATATTGGGCCGAAGTCACGCGAAGCATTCGCGGCCCCGATCGCCCGGTCGAAGATTATCGTTTGGAACGGACCGCCCGGTGTGTTCGAGTTTCCGAACTTTGCTAACGGTACGAAGTCGCTGATGGATGGCGTTGTTGCCGCTACGAAGGCGGGCACTGTGTCGATTATTGGCGGCGGTGATACGGCTTCGTGCTGCGCCAAGTGGGGCACCGAATCGCAGGTTTCGCACGTCTCGACCGGTGGTGGCGCATCGCTGGAACTGCTTGAGGGCAAAGTGCTACCGGGTGTGGACGCACTGAGCAGTGCGTAA
- the LOC128302443 gene encoding peroxisomal biogenesis factor 19 gives MAESKKPTEDGSRDKELDDLLDSALEDFNKQKDEPKKQTTDSAAGAQSEQHEDPPTEQLWNEEFMNQQAKMFEQHMAALFGGGEKVDSDQIMLGFQRIAEAAGMAVRAEGAPEAEAAPANTLDPSISQSISDALKAMSEGRDNLQTPFSPEDVANMFGNIDLNATGENNAFLPFMQNMMQNLLSADVLLPSMRDLVAKYPPWLAEHGATLAKEDKERYEKQLELMKEVCAELEKEKADDSAEVKRDRFQIVLEKMQSMQDLGQPPTDLVGDMGGNLNLPTIDPSSFSEQNPCPIS, from the exons ATGGCAGAATCAAAGAAACCGACCGAAGACGGCTCGCGGGACAAAGAGTTGGACGATCTGCTCGACA GTGCGCTAGAAGATTTCAATAAACAGAAGgatgaaccaaaaaaacagaCCACTGATAGTGCTGCGGGTGCACAGAGCGAGCAGCACGAAGATCCACCAACGGAGCAACTTTGGAATGAAGAATTTATGAA TCAACAAGcgaaaatgtttgaacaaCATATGGCCGCGTTGTTCGGTGGGGGTGAGAAGGTGGACAGCGATCAGATAATGCTCGGATTCCAACGAATCGCAGAAGCGGCCGGTATGGCTGTCCGTGCGGAAGGTGCGCCTGAAGCGGAAGCAGCCCCGGCCAACACGCTGGATCCATCAATTAGCCAAAGTATTAGCGATGCATTGAAAGCGATGAGCGAGGGTCGAGACAACCTGCAGACACCATTCAGCCCGGAAGATGTAGCCAACATGTTCGGCAACATCGATCTAAACGCGACGGGTGAAAACAATGCATTTCTACCGTTCATGCAAAACATGATGCAGAACTTGCTGTCGGCCGACGTGTTGTTGCCGAGTATGCGGGATCTGGTCGCTAAGTACCCGCCATGGTTAGCGGAACATGGAGCGACCCTAGCCAAGGAGGATAAGGAACGGTACGAGAAGCAGCTAGAGCTGATGAAGGAAGTATGCGCAGAGCTGGAGAAGGAAAAGGCTGACGACAGTGCCGAGGTGAAACGCGACCGGTTTCAGATCGTGCTGGAAAAGATGCAATCGATGCAGGATCTTGGACAACCGCCGACCGATTTGGTCGGCGATATGGGGGGAAATCTCAACCTGCCCACGATCGATCCATCCTCATTTAGTGAGCAAAACCCCTGCCCGATCAGTTAA
- the LOC128303746 gene encoding ubiquitin carboxyl-terminal hydrolase 3-like, which produces MDCPHIVDNVGLGKESIRAVKNSNIATTAVAAEPIINTPVRDVSDAVVLSDVVVAASPTTVLTVASTASSSSSPSSAAASKHWKCTECSISKDNWMCLQCGAVLCGRYDNGHALKHSNMNKNHNICMNTSNQSVYCYKCDEFVINDTNDNALEELRQELKEGNGDQMDTISETSSTLEEISSSKSTQETASTSSSSDSGWEEPSPTALVTPVPIPTVAIVSSRKLRPRKRTISSDSNNENGATTAKRKSMRRVVGLRNLGNTCFMNSVLQSLSNIQEFSCYFNTMPALEMKHKQKSYHSRSIKETMDDVFVVEELRKVLLNLSQGGDGSKGAISPECLFLVIWKVVPQFRGHRQHDAHEFLRYMLDRLHTELQQVSFPVELSAQKSGEHKNPYNVSGLSHLQAKGRNSIVTNVFGGVLQSEVRCLICGMESKKHDPFLDLSLDIPEKFYSKDHASDVGGNGVDATSGGGGAPVCHIADCLSSFTEVEELAETELYYCNSCKCKQKSTKRFWIRRLPNVLCLHIKRFRWNNFYRTKIDLRIAFPINALDMSQFVLNNGPETRRSNSSCNIYDLAAVIVHHGNGSSCGHYTSFAINNGVWMHFNDHTVKEVSSTAVAECKPYILFYIKRDPTNANRLSTIGTVAPGAAAGPNQSS; this is translated from the exons ATGGATTGTCCGCACATCGTCGATAACGTAGGTCTCGGTAAGGAATCGATCAGGGCGGTGAAGAACAGCAACATCGCAACTACGGCCGTTGCTGCCGAACCCATCATAAACACCCCCGTACGAGATGTGTCGGATGCGGTAGTGCTGTCCGACGTAGTAGTTGCTGCTAGTCCGACCACTGTTCTCACGGTCGCATCTACTGCGTCATCGtcctcatcaccatcatcggcAGCAGCGTCAAAGCATTGGAAATGTACAG AATGTTCAATCAGCAAAGACAACTGGATGTGTTTACAGTGCGGTGCGGTACTATGCGGTCGCTACGACAACGGCCATGCATTGAAGCATTCGAATATGAACAAAAATCATAACATTTGCATGAATACGTCGAACCAGTCAGTCTACTG CTATAAATGCGATGAATTTGTGATAAACGACACCAATGACAATGCACTGGAAGAACTCCGGCAAGAGTTAAAGGAAGGCAATGGCGATCAGATGGATACGATCTCCGAAACATCCTCCACGCTGGAAGAAATTAGTTCATCTAAATCGACGCAAGAAACGGCCAGCACTTCCTCGTCGAGTGATTCCGGATGGGAAGAACCATCGCCGACCGCACTGGTTACACCCGTACCAATACCGACCGTTGCTATCGTTAGTTCGCGAAAGTTGCGTCCCCGCAAGCGTACGATATCGAGCGATAGCAACAACGAGAACGGTGCGACCACTGCCAAACGGAAGTCGATGCGGCGAGTCGTCGGATTGCGCAATCTTGGCAACACCTGCTTCATGAACTCAGTATTACAATCGTTAAGCAACATACAGGAGTTTAGCTGCTACTTCAACACGATGCCTGCACTGGAGATGAAACACAAACAGAAGTCGTACCATTCGCGCAGCATCAAGGAAACGATGGACGATGTGTTTGTCGTGGAGGAACTGCGCAAG GTTCTTCTGAACCTCAGTCAAGGTGGCGATGGGTCGAAAGGTGCCATCTCACCCGAGTGTTTGTTTCTGGTCATCTGGAAGGTGGTACCACAGTTCCGTGGACACAGGCAGCACGATGCACACGAATTTCTGCGCTATATGCTTGACCGGCTTCACACCGAGTTGCAGCAGGTATCGTTTCCGGTGGAGCTTTCAGCACAGAAATCGGGCGAACACAAAAATCCTTACAACGTATCGGGGTTAAGTCACCTGCAGGCGAAGGGCCGAAATTCCATCGTCACAAACGTGTTCGGAGGTGTTCTGCAAAGTGAGGTGCGCTGTCTGATCTGTGGCatggaaagcaaaaagcaCGACCCATTCCTCGATCTATCGTTAGACATTCCTGAAAAGTTTTACAGCAAAGATCACGCCTCGGATGTTGGTGGAAATGGGGTGGATGCGACGAGTGGAGGTGGTGGGGCTCCTGTTTGCCACATTGCTGACTGTCTCTCCAGCTTTACAGAG GTAGAAGAATTAGCAGAAACTGAACTATACTATTGCAATTCGTGCAAATGCAAGCAGAAATCGACCAAGCGCTTCTGGATTCGTCGATTACCGAACGTGCTGTGTTTGCATATAAAACGGTTCCGATGGAATAATTTCTACAG AACAAAGATCGACCTGAGAATAGCATTCCCCATAAACGCGCTCGATATGTCACAGTTTGTGCTAAATAATGGACCGGAAACGAGGCGATCCAATTCCAGCTGCAACATTTACGACCTAGCCGCCGTTATCGTGCATCATGGCAATGG CTCCAGCTGTGGTCATTATACGTCCTTTGCCATCAACAATGGTGTCTGGATGCACTTCAACGATCACACGGTGAAGGAGGTGAGCAGTACGGCGGTCGCCGAATGCAAACCGTATATCCTGTTCTACATCAAGCGTGATCCGACGAATGCCAACCGGCTGTCTACGATCGGTACCGTGGCGCCAGGTGCTGCAGCGGGACCCAATCAGTCGTCCTGA
- the LOC128300339 gene encoding protein transport protein Sec24D — MNPQLAYGQYPPQSWPQQQVAPQAGGPPPAPMPSLNGTQPNHQLSNQMQNMSLSGPPPPQQQQGPPKMGAPNVNGPALAAPLPSSNFTNQQPPMVRPPSAGGPAPAGYGPPSQQQPAPQGPHMMSNGPPGPPPAGGVRPPAPMAGGYGQTNGHQMGAPAQQFGGAVPPMAAPGGGPPRPGQPFPPQPAGFQQQPQPTGYPSAPGGGAPPQTQGGSYGGPLGGPAPPQPQQQFPGSGQPGQPMPPQQQQQPPQGYPVQPGQMPPMAGGQMPPRGYNQMPPGAGYNQMPPMAGQPHQQQPPQHQLHQHQQQGYHQGGPAGMMGGHYPAPPPVPQQKRLDPESMPNPIQVMAENQENCGGIFSTNQPGQLPPLVTTKFVTQDEGNTSPRFVRSTMYNIPQTADMMKQSAVPFALIISPFARTVEGELPIPIVDFGEMGPIRCIRCKAYICSTMQFLDGGRRFQCQFCKATTEVPPGYFQHLDHTGQRMDKYERPELVLGTYEFVATKEYCRNSTPPKPPAMVFLIDVSYNNVKSGLVQLLCAQMKNIIRHLPVDQNQQRTSMKVGFITYNSSVHFYNLKSSLAQPQMMVVGDLQEMFMPLLDGFLVDPEESATVIDALMEQIPKMFGDTRETETILLPALQAGVEALKASECVGKLYVFHSSLPNAEAPGKLKIRDDRKLLGTDKEKTVLTPQSTVYNMLAQECVLAGVSVDLFAFNNAYIDLASIGQVARLTGGEVYKYTYFQADIDSARLVNDLLKNISRPIAFDAVMRVRTSTGVRATDFYGHMFMSNTKDMEIASIDCDKSVSVEIKHDDKLTDELVLIQVALLYTSCSGVRRLRVHNLNLKMCTSLLDLFRCCDLDTTLLYFAKQGLTKLMDNNPKAVKDAIVHRAVQLLACYRKHCASPTSSGQLILPEGMKLLPLYVNCLLKNDAFSGGSDISIDDRSYVIYYVMSMDLPTSVHYFYPRLIPLHDVNVEGGDAVPAAIRCTGDKMLEDGAYILENGVHMFLWLGLSLSSEFTQSVFGAQCTQQIDTDRTGLPVFDNALSKRIRGIVDKIQEQKRRCMRLTLVKQRDKLESVLRHFLVEDRGTTDGSVSYVDFLCHVHKEIRQMLS, encoded by the exons ATGAATCCGCAACTTGCGTACGGGCAATATCCGCCACAAAGCTGGCCACAACAGCAAGTTGCCCCACAGGCGGGAGGACCCCCACCAGCGCCGATGCCAAGCTTAAATGGAACACAACCCAAT CATCAACTGTCCAATCAGATGCAAAATATGTCTTTATCGGGTCCTCCACCacctcagcagcaacagggtCCTCCAAAAATGGGTGCACCCAATGTGAATGGTCCCGCCTTGGCCGCACCGCTACCATCGTCTAATTTTACGAATCAACAGCCTCCTATGGTACGTCCACCGTCGGCCGGGGGTCCAGCACCGGCTGGATATGGTCCACCTTCCCAGCAACAACCGGCACCACAGGGCCCACACATGATGAGTAATGGACCGCCAGGACCACCGCCTGCCGGTGGTGTGAGACCTCCGGCACCAATGGCCGGTGGATACGGCCAAACTAATGGGCATCAAATGGGTGCTCCAGCTCAGCAGTTTGGAGGTGCCGTGCCACCGATGGCGGCTCCTGGTGGAGGGCCTCCACGCCCTGGTCAACCATTTCCCCCTCAGCCAGCCGGTTTTCAACAACAGCCGCAACCTACTGGATATCCAtctgctcctggtggtggtgcaccACCCCAAACACAAGGTGGTTCTTATGGTGGACCTCTTGGCGGTCCTGCGCCTCCCCAGCCACAGCAACAATTCCCCGGATCGGGACAGCCTGGACAACCAATGCctccgcagcaacagcagcagccacccCAAGGATATCCGGTCCAGCCGGGTCAGATGCCACCGATGGCCGGTGGCCAAATGCCTCCAAGAGGATATAAT CAAATGCCGCCCGGTGCGGGATATAATCAAATGCCTCCCATGGCTGGTCAAcctcaccagcagcagccacccCAGCATCAgcttcatcaacatcaacaacaggGGTACCATCAAGGTGGGCCTGCAGGTATGATGGGTGGTCACTATCCAGCACCACCCCCAGTACCACAGCAGAAGCGTCTCGATCCGGAATCGATGCCCAACCCGATCCAGGTGATGGCGGAGAATCAGGAAAACTGTGGTGgcatcttttccaccaatcAGCCCGGCCAGTTACCACCGCTCGTGACGACCAAGTTCGTCACACAGGACGAGGGTAACACCAGCCcacgcttcgttcgttcgaCGATGTACAACATTCCGCAAACGGCCGATATGATGAAGCAAAGCGCTGTCCCGTTTGCGCTTATCATTTCGCCCTTTGCACGCACGGTCGAGGGTGAACTGCCGATCCCCATCGTGGACTTTGGTGAGATGGGCCCGATCCGGTGCATCCGCTGCAAAGCATACATCTGCTCGACGATGCAGTTCCTGGATGGAGGTCGTCGCTTCCAGTGTCAATTTTGTAAGGCAACGACCGAAGTGCCGCCCGGATACTTCCAGCATCTCGATCACACCGGGCAGCGTATGGACAAGTACGAGCGGCCGGAACTAGTGCTCGGTACGTACGAGTTTGTCGCGACGAAGGAATACTGTCGCAACAGCACGCCACCGAAACCGCCCGCAATGGTGTTCCTGATCGATGTGTCGTACAACAACGTGAAGTCGGGGCTGGTGCAGCTTTTGTGCGCACAGATGAAGAACATTATACGCCACCTGCCGGTGGATCAGAACCAGCAGCGTACGTCGATGAAGGTCGGCTTCATCACGTACAACAGTTCGGTGCATTTTTACAATCTGAAAAGTTCGCTCGCCCAACCGCAGATGATGGTAGTGGGTGATTTGCAGGAGATGTTTATGCCATTGCTCGATGGGTTCCTGGTAGATCCGGAGGAGTCGGCTACCGTGATCGATGCACTGATGGAACAAATACCGAAAATGTTCGGCGATACGCGCGAAACGGAAACGATTCTGCTGCCGGCACTGCAGGCGGGTGTTGAAGCGCTAAAGGCATCGGAATGCGTTGGCAAACTGTACGTGTTCCATTCGTCGCTGCCGAACGCGGAAGCACCCGGCAAGCTGAAGATACGCGACGATCGCAAATTGCTCGGTACGGATAAGGAAAAAACGGTCCTAACACCGCAATCGACCGTCTACAATATGCTGGcgcaggaatgtgttttggCCGGTGTTTCGGTGGATCTGTTTGCGTTCAACAATGCGTACATCGATTTGGCGTCGATCGGACAGGTGGCTCGTTTGACCGGTGGCGAAGTTTACAAGTACACTTATTTCCAG GCGGATATTGACAGTGCGCGGTTGGTGAACGATTTGCTGAAAAACATTTCGCGCCCGATCGCATTCGATGCGGTGATGCGCGTACGTACCTCGACCGGTGTCCGTGCAACCGACTTTTATGGTCACATGTTTATGTCGAACACGAAGGATATGGAAATTGCCAGCATCG ATTGTGACAAGTCCGTGTCGGTGGAAATTAAACACGACGATAAGCTTACGGATGAGCTAGTGCTGATACAGGTGGCGCTGCTGTACACCTCGTGTTCCGGTGTTCGGCGACTACGCGTTCACAATCTGAACCTGAAGATGTGCACATCGCTGTTGGATTTGTTCCGCTGCTGCGATCTCGACACCACGCTGCTGTATTTCGCCAAACAGGGTCTCACCAAGCTGATGGACAACAATCCGAAAGCGGTAAAGGATGCAATTGTGCACCGTGCGGTACAGCTGCTCGCCTGCTACCGTAAGCATTGCGCTTCACCGACCTCATCCGGGCAGTTAATTCTTCCGGAAGGTATGAAGTTGTTGCCGCTTTACGTGAACTGTCTGCTGAAGAACGATGCATTCTCCGGCGGTTCGGACATTTCCATCGATGATCGATCGTACGTGATCTACTACGTGATGAGCATGGATTTGCCCACCTCGGTGCATTACTTCTATCCGCGCTTGATTCCGCTGCACGATGTGAACGTGGAGGGTGGCGATGCGGTCCCGGCGGCTATTCGTTGTACGGGCGATAAGATGCTTGAGGACGGTGCATACATTTTGG AAAATGGTGTTCATATGTTCTTGTGGTTGGGATTGTCGCTGTCGTCCGAATTTACCCAATCGGTATTTGGAGCACAGTGCACGCAGCAGATTGATACTGATCGTACGGGTTTGCCAGTATTTGATAATGCTCTTTCGAAGCGTATACGGGGTATCGTTGACAAGATCCAGGAGCAGAAGCGTCGTTGCATGCGA CTAACACTCGTTAAACAGCGCGACAAACTCGAAAGTGTATTGCGCCACTTTTTGGTAGAGGATCGTGGCACTACCGACGGTTCGGTGAGTTACGTGGACTTCCTCTGTCACGTGCACAAAGAGATTCGGCAAATGCTGAGCTAG
- the LOC128300499 gene encoding galactosylgalactosylxylosylprotein 3-beta-glucuronosyltransferase S — MAVARFSSVVRQKNILKIAVVACLFLFVVGFFVYNKDKKHESEETNVLTRLDLPWRSKKGFPRKEDYEKEYPLLLENDQLVVCYESHIDHRKSLYTTYSLSETAEEPSTTQRNHRQHQQLLQPSQLFNGTEPVIYFVTPTYPRREQIPEIIRLGQTLMHVGRLHWIVADDTSSCSATLNSHIKKFGIPYTLLASPMPEMYRLRKNAPRGVANRRAALNWIRQNQKKTGVLYFGDDDNTFDLKLFSEIRYTKKVSMFPVGLIGDYAISTPIVRNGRVEGFFDSWPAKRKWPVDMAGFAVNLEYLALSPNATMPYKAGYEEDEFLKSIGLKLEDIEPKARNCTDILVWHTQTKSSKSPTVRISMDRQKLDKLNLGALLSQLESMGVNHISESEGTTAQAIVNGSVKPLSFWFS; from the exons ATGGCAGTGGCTCGATTTTCTTCCGTCGTACGGCAGAAAAATATACTCAAAATCGCTGTTGTGGCGTGCTTGTTCCTGTTCGTTGTTGGGTTTTTCGTGTACAACAAAG aCAAAAAACACGAAAGCGAAGAAACGAATGTCCTTACACGGTTAGATCTGCCATGGAGAAGCAAGAAAGGGTTCCCACGCAAAG AAGATTACGAGAAAGAATATCCGTTGTTGCTGGAAAATGACCAATTGGTAGTTTGTTACGAAAGTCACATCGACCACCGGAAGTCATTGTACACTACATACAGTTTGTCCGAGACAGCGGAAGAACCCAGCACTACACAACGGAACCATCGTCAACACCAGCAACTATTGCAACCTTCGCAACTGTTCAATGGTACCGAACCGGTGATATACTTTGTTACGCCGACCTACCCGAGGCGGGAGCAGATACCGGAAATAATTCGGCTCGGGCAAACGCTGATGCACGTGGGTCGGCTGCACTGGATCGTGGCCGACGACACGAGCAGTTGCAGCGCTACGTTAAACAGTCACATTAAAAAGTTTG GCATACCGTACACTCTGCTCGCTAGCCCCATGCCAGAGATGTACCGTCTTCGGAAGAATGCACCCCGCGGTGTTGCCAATCGACGTGCGGCACTGAACTGGATACGGCAAAATCAGAAGAAAACGGGCGTTCTTTACTTTGGCGATGACGACAACACGTTCGACCTGAAGCTGTTTAGTGAGATTCGTTACACGAAGAAAGTTTCCATGTTTCCGGTGGGACTGATTGGGGACTATGCCATCAGTACGCCCATCGTGCGAAAC GGTCGCGTGGAGGGTTTCTTCGATTCGTGGCCAGCCAAACGTAAGTGGCCAGTGGATATGGCCGGGTTTGCGGTCAATCTCGAGTACCTGGCACTCAGCCCTAACGCAACGATGCCGTACAAGGCCGGCTACGAGGAGGACGAATTCCTGAAGAGCATCGGGCTGAAGCTGGAAGACATTGAGCCGAAGGCGCGCAACTGCACGGATATTCTCGTGTGGCACACGCAAACGAAAAGCAGCAAATCGCCAACCGTACGAATCTCAATGGATCGGCAAAAGTTAGATAAGCTGAATCTGGGCGCACTGTTGAGCCAGCTGGAAAGCATGGGAGTGAATCATATCAGCGAATCAGAAG GAACCACAGCTCAGGCCATTGTGAATGGCAGCGTCAAACCTTTGTCTTTTTGGTTTAGCTAA